A stretch of Pomacea canaliculata isolate SZHN2017 linkage group LG6, ASM307304v1, whole genome shotgun sequence DNA encodes these proteins:
- the LOC112566124 gene encoding LOW QUALITY PROTEIN: neuropeptide CCHamide-1 receptor-like (The sequence of the model RefSeq protein was modified relative to this genomic sequence to represent the inferred CDS: deleted 1 base in 1 codon) yields the protein MVVLVMSYHSNSRIKDRNGRPRTKRFIRPCGDEQQREPDRGHGKCLPQHLHLQRLGDGIHLESIIVPILFCAIFIVGLIGNGTLIFSVAVNKVMRNVPNILIVSLSLGDLLLVLISVPLTSTIFTFVSWPYGQAACKFNFFMQSLSLGVTVFTLTALSVDRYLAIVDPMSKHTGKTQATTLAVSAGIWVLSFILALPDIFLSSVVERSMGQESPKRFCFNFAEHYEPMIPKIYYLARFIIYFALPVCIIACFYMLMAQILIRSGKQIPCEGKGGGLNQQRQIAARKKVARVVLSFVLIFIVCWLPRHIYLLWFYFDDSLYNDFWNVFKILGFCLTYINSCVNPFALYLLSSQFRKYYNRYLFCCFKRVRYTSLEPSSTMHNFNSTVRRASSTNTSMVHSQSMC from the exons ATGGTTGTATTGGTGATG AGTTACCACAGCAACAGCcgaataaaagacagaaatggACGCCCTCGGACAAAACGCTTCATCCGACCCTGTGGTGATGAACAACAGCGAGAGCCCGACAGAGGACATGGGAAATGCCTCCCTCAACATCTCCACCTTCAACGCCTGGGAGATGGAATCCACTTAGAGTCCATCATCGTTCCAATACTGTTCTGCGCCATCTTCATCGTCGGACTCATCGGAAACGGGACTCTCATCTTCTCTGTCGCCGTCAACAAGGTGATGCGG AACGTGCCCAACATCCTCATCGTCAGCCTCTCTCTGGGTGACTTACTGCTCGTCCTCATCTCCGTGCCCCTGACTTCCACCATCTTCACCTTCGTGTCGTGGCCGTACGGCCAGGCTGCATGCAAGTTCAACTTCTTCATGCAGAGTCTGTCACTGGGAGTAACAGTCTTCACACTAACGGCTCTCAGCGTCGACCGGTACCTGGCCATCGTCGACCCCATGAGCAAACACACTGGCAAGACGCAGGCGACCACGCTGGCGGTCTCCGCCGGCATCTGGGTCCTGTCCTTCATCCTGGCCCTGCCCGACATCTTTCTCAGCAGCGTTGTGGAGCGGAGTATGGGCCAAGAATCCCCGAAAAGATTTTGCTTCAACTTCGCCGAACACTACGAACCGATGATTCCCAAGATATACTACCTGGCGAGATTCATCATCTACTTCGCTCTTCCCGTCTGCATCATTGCCTGCTTCTACATGCTCATGGCTCAGATCCTTATCCGCAGCGGCAAACAGATTCCGTGTGAGGGCAAAGGTGGTGGTCTGAACCAGCAGCGGCAGATCGCGGCTCGTAAGAAGGTGGCCCGCGTCGTCCTTAGTTTCGTCCTCATCTTTATCGTCTGCTGGCTGCCACGTCATATCTACCTTCTCTGGTTTTACTTCGATGACTCTCTGTACAACGACTTTTGGAACGTCTTCAAGATCCTCGGCTTCTGCCTGACCTACATCAACTCCTGCGTCAACCCGTTCGCCCTCTACCTCCTGAGCTCGCAGTTCCGAAAGTACTACAACCGATACCTCTTCTGCTGCTTCAAGCGCGTGCGCTACACCAGCCTGGAGCCGTCCTCCACCATGCACAACTTCAACAGCACGGTGAGGCGCGCCAGCTCCACCAACACCTCCATGGTCCACTCGCAGTCCATGTGTTGA